From the genome of Populus trichocarpa isolate Nisqually-1 chromosome 15, P.trichocarpa_v4.1, whole genome shotgun sequence, one region includes:
- the LOC7453865 gene encoding E3 ubiquitin-protein ligase CIP8: MANISFRHRDADADTNTNTNTNANGQTSTVDPYFPILFSSLYDDPFLPLPELTTHFNIHSLSHQEDDTVSDPESVILNGPDLLDRENQAESTVSIRANAIRVVGFGSDSDSEDNQNSLAIDFNSGDDYGLDVSIGNGSFGDGVDYDDARVTIPLCWDSLQLEDHRENNEDFEWEEVDGRLDEREVLSMFIDEDEASVSLSISPLIAPEDLVSVERVGGLDHLEWQVLLNANNLDHDHNSEPYSGSHDDYIYTAESEMLFGQFTENENAMMGQPPATKSVVEKLPSVVFTKEDVESNNALCAVCKDDINVGERVKQLPCLHRYHGECIVPWLGIRNTCPVCRYELPTDDADYEQRKMAETSADHHL; this comes from the exons ATGGCAAATATCTCCTTCCGCCACCGCGACGCCGACGCCgacaccaacaccaacaccaacaccaacgCCAACGGCCAAACCTCAACCGTAGACCCTTATTTTCCTATCTTATTTTCCTCTCTCTACGACGACCCCTTCCTTCCTCTACCTGAGCTTACCACCCATTTCAACATCCACTCTCTGTCACACCAAGAAGACGACACCGTTTCAGATCCTGAATCCGTTATCCTCAACGGTCCCGATCTCTTAGACCGCGAGAACCAG GCTGAGTCTACTGTGAGTATTCGTGCTAATGCAATCCGGGTTGTTGGGTTCGGGTCTGATTCGGATTCGGAGGATAATCAGAATTCTTTAGCTATTGATTTTAATTCTGGGGATGATTATGGTTTGGATGTGAGTATAGGGAATGGAAGTTTTGGTGATGGTGTTGACTATGATGACGCTAGGGTTACAATTCCGCTTTGTTGGGACTCACTTCAATTGGAGGATCATAGGGAAAACAATGAGGATTTTGAGTGGGAGGAAGTGGATGGTCGTCTTGATGAGAGGGAGGTTCTAAGTATGTTTATTGATGAAGATGAGGCATCTGTTTCACTTTCCATTTCACCTCTTATTGCTCCTGAGGATTTGGTCAGTGTAGAGAGAGTAGGAGGATTGGATCATTTGGAGTGGCAGGTTTTATTGAATGCTAACAACTTGGACCACGACCATAATTCTGAGCCTTATTCTGGCAGTCATGATGATTATATTTATACAGCAGAGAGTGAGATGTTATTTGGGCAATTTACAGAGAATGAGAATGCGATGATGGGTCAGCCTCCTGCAACAAAGTCTGTTGTTGAGAAACTTCCATCAGTGGTTTTCACAAAAGAGGATGTGGAGAGTAATAATGCACTTTGTGCGGTTTGCAAGGATGATATAAATGTGGGGGAGAGAGTGAAGCAGTTGCCTTGCTTGCACCGGTATCATGGTGAATGCATTGTGCCATGGCTGGGGATTAGGAATACTTGTCCTGTTTGTCGGTATGAGTTGCCAACAGATGATGCAGATTATGAACAGAGAAAGATGGCTGAAACTTCTGCTGACCATCATCTTTGA